In Colletotrichum higginsianum IMI 349063 chromosome 3, whole genome shotgun sequence, a genomic segment contains:
- a CDS encoding C6 zinc finger domain-containing protein, translated as MLSPTTTGDSTTVTAPLEDPETSGSGLQSQSESQTQTQSQTQSQSHTQSQPHSHSQSHSHLQTHSHSYSHSHSHLTPGTPTPSTWGLGAPTPSQHLSSEASTSPAESWRLDEFVTDPGYLAYQEELRCLIFNTAQTAAPTREGTPEAADGGFSAGGFAAPGTILGDEGTARRQAGQILGTGRRLEYLKNYVGEVAPWLDMFDSDRAFGIQVPVLARGSPALLYAVLALSARQMERKEAGKQTSFDSLELYQEAIRLLTPLLQSRDQKIIPICTILCCLEMMSASAQDWRKHLEGCAALFDSFYVHGFSGGLLQAVFWCYARMDLCGALISDGTESTLLTPSKWLPSGASHNEARELFGQSGTPDMHANYAVYLCAKVCELVADRTRHLELGDPDGSSPEELTDRWVRLWEDLQAWTRDRPPELLPVQSIPGSPFPQILFLHWAAISSNQLYHTACTLLLGSMPRPPLPLNLKLGGGGGGVTAGSAVWHAKRICGISLANPHQGCLNNAIQPLWVAGRLLSHRSEHALLVRLIRSIEAVTGWGTCWRIDDLEAAWGYKVRKELRAG; from the exons ATGCTCTCGCCGACAACCACCGGCGACTCAACGACGGTCACGGCGCCTCTCGAAGACCCCGAGACCTCCGGTTCGGGCTTGCAGTCTCAGTCTGAATCTCAGACTCAGACTCAATCTCAGACTCAGTCTCAATCTCACACTCAGTCTCAACCTCACTCTCATTCTCAATCTCACTCTCATCTTCAaactcactctcactcttaCTCTCACTCCCACTCTCACCTCACACCGGGGACGCCAACGCCCTCAACCTGGGGCCTCGGCGCCCCGACGCCCTCGCAGCACCTCTCCTCCgaggcctcgacgtcgccggccgagTCGTGGCGGCTGGACGAGTTCGTCACGGACCCCGGCTACCTGGCCTACCAGGAGGAGCTGCGATGCCTCATCTTCAACACGGCCCAGACGGCCGCCCCGACGCGGGAGGGCacgcccgaggccgccgacgggggCTTCTCGGCTGGCGGCTTCGCGGCCCCGGGGACCATCTTGGGTGACGAGGGCACCGCGCGgcggcaggccggccagaTCCTTGGGACGGGCCGGAGGCTGGAGTATCTCAAGAACTacgtcggcgaggttgcGCCCTGG CTCGACATGTTCGACAGCGACCGCGCGTTCGGCATCCAAGTGCCCGTCCTGGCCCGCGGCTCGCCGGCGCTCCTCtacgccgtcctcgccctctcgGCGCGCCAGATGGAGCGCAAGGAGGCGGGCAAGCAGACCTCTTTCGACAGCCTCGAGCTGTACCAGGAGGCCATCCGGCTGCTGACGCCGCTGCTGCAGTCCCGCGACCAGAAGATCATCCCCATCTGCACGATCCTGTGCTGCCTCGAGATGATGTCGGCCAGCGCGCAGGACTGGCGGAAGCACCTCGAGGGGTGCGCCGCGCTGTTCGACTCGTTCTACGTCCACGGCTTCAGCGGCGGGCTGTTGCAGGCCGTGTTTTGGTGTTATGCCAGGATGG ATCTCTGCGGCGCCCTCATCTCGGACGGCACCGAGAGCACCCTCCTCACGCCGTCCAAGTGGCTACCGAGCGGCGCCTCCCACAACGAGGCCCGTGAGCTCTTCGGCCAGTCCGGCACCCCGGACATGCACGCCAACTACGCCGTCTACCTCTGCGCCAAGGTCTGCGAGCTCGTGGCCGACAGGACGCGCCACTTGGAGCTCGGCGACCCGGACGGCAGCAGCCCCGAGGAGCTGACGGACCGCTGGGTCCGGCTCTGGGAGGACCTCCAGGCGTGGACGAGGGACCGGCCCCCGGAGCTGCTGCCCGTCCAGAGCATCCCGGGCAGCCCGTTCCCGCAGATCCTCTTCCTGCACTGGGCGGCCATCTCGTCGAACCAGCTGTACCACACGGCCTGCACGCTGCTCCTCGGATCGATGCCGCGGCCGCCTCTTCCCCTGAACCTCAagttgggcggcggcggaggcggcgtcaCGGCGGGCTCGGCCGTCTGGCACGCCAAGCGCATCTGCGGCATCTCGCTCGCGAACCCGCACCAGGGCTGCCTCAACAACGCCATCCAGCCGCTGTGGGTTGCCGGCCGGCTGCTGAGCCACCGGTCGGAGCACGCGCTGCTGGTGCGGCTCATCCGCagcatcgaggccgtcacgGGATGGGGCACCTGTTGGAGgatcgacgacctcgaggccgcctgGGGGTACAAGGTCCGCAAGGAGCTGAGGGCCGGGTGA
- a CDS encoding Alpha-rhamnosidase, translating to MPSLHVSSLRFEHHPTGLGVSSPTPRLSWHVTSDSIPKNWQQTSYLLEITRGSKQPQTFHVDGSSTTLVPWPDSPLVSAETASVRVKSNGSSDDGQLDTEWSDPVTVEAGLFSQGEWTATPITAPPRSASHADERGIRPVRFRKTFNAPETAGQGRVRLYITALGIYEAYLNGNRIGDECLAPGWTAYQHRIQYQVFDVASLLKPGRPNVLSVEVSEGWYAGRVLWGEGLTCFYGDRIGVLAQLDILSDDATSVPAFRLISDGSWECHASPIVASGIYDGETYDLGLEVADWHHDNTARWSAVETLPFPKSSLVGSSCPPVRITETVKPVQISTDAAGKTLVDFGQNLVGKLVVHSLQKPDGHRLTIRHAEVLENGFLGVRPLRAAKATDTVIFGGGGLHLRDWSPHFTYHGFRYVELDGWAADEVTRDSLSAVVMHTDMARTGFFACSDDAVNALHRNVVWSMRGNFVSIPTDCPQRDERLGWTGDIQVFSPTASFLYDCAGMLGNWMRDVVLDQRDAGGVVPLVVPNVMRDGPWPSVPQAVWDDVVVLVPWTLYNMMEDGTVNPGEMTSFNHYALGSVADWMHAGIAGLAPLEAGWKRFRVRPRPGGGLKHAEAEFRSANGTVKSRWEVRAGDRFVVEVTVPLNAAAVVSMPDGSEETAGSGTWTFESGLGPEVKEWPPEALLTQFGL from the exons ATGCCGTCCCTTCACGTCTCGTCCCTCCGTTTCGAGCACCACCCAACCGGGCTCGGCGTCTCCTCCCCAACTCCGCGCCTCTCATGGCACGTCACATCGGACTCTATCCCAAAGAACTGGCAGCAGACGTCCTACCTCCTTGAAATCACTCGTGGCTCCAAACAACCCCAGACATTCCACGTAGACGGCAGCTCTACCACGCTCGTCCCTTGGCCCGACTCCCCGCTGGTATCGGCGGAAACCGCCTCGGTCCGCGTCAAATCCAACGGCTCATCTGATGATGGGCAGTTAGACACAGAATGGTCCGATCCGGTCACAGTGGAAGCCGGCCTCTTCTCGCAGGGCGAAtggacggcgacgcccaTCACGGCGCCCCCACGCTCGGCCTCTCACGCCGACGAGCGGGGAATCCGGCCGGTCCGGTTCCGCAAGACGTTCAACGCCCCCGAAACGGCCGGACAAGGCCGTGTCAGACTCTACATCACGGCGCTCGGCATATACGAAGCTTACCTCAACGGCAACCGTATCGGTGACGAGTGCCTCGCCCCGGGGTGGACAGCGTACCAGCACCGCATCCAGTACCAGGTGTTCGACGTGGCATCCCTGCTGAAGCCAGGCCGGCCGAACGTCTTGTCGGTGGAGGTGAGCGAGGGATGGTATGCCGGCCGTGTTCTTTGGGGAGAGGGCCTCACTTGCTTCTACGGAGACCGCATCGGCGTCCTGGCGCAGCTCGATATACTGAGTGACGACGCCACATCAGTTCCGGCTTTTCGACTCATCTCAGACGGTTCCTGGGAGTGTCACGCCTCGCCCATTGTCGCCAGCGGCATCTACGACGGCGAGACATACGACCTCGGACTCGAAGTAGCGGACTGGCACCACGACAACACGGCCCGGTGGTCTGCCGTCGAGACCCTGCCGTTCCCCAAGTCCTCCCTCGTCGggtcctcctgcccgcctGTACGCATCACAGAGACGGTCAAGCCAGTCCAGATATCTACCGATGCCGCGGGCAAGACGCTCGTCGACTTTGGCCAGAACCTCGTCGGGAAGCTCGTCGTCCACTCCCTCCAGAAGCCAGACGGGCACCGCCTGACGATCCGCCACGCTGAGGTGCTCGAGAacggcttcctcggcgtGCGGCCTCTCCGCGCGGCCAAGGCCACGGATACGGTTatcttcggcggcggcggactcCATCTCCGAGACTGGTCTCCCCATTTCACGTACCACGGCTTCCGCtacgtcgagctcgacggctgggcggcggacgaggtgaCGCGGGACTCCctctcggccgtcgtcatGCACACCGACATGGCGCGGACGGGCTTCTTCGCGTGCtccgacgacgccgtcaacgcGCTGCACCGCAACGTCGTCTGGAGCATGCGCGGCAACTTCGTCTCCATCCCGACCGACTGCCCCCAGCGCGACGAGCGCCTCGGCTGGACCGGCGACATCCAGGTCTTCAGcccgacggcctcgttcCTGTACGACTGCGCCGGCATGCTGGGCAACTGGATGCGTGACGTGGTGCTCGACCAgcgggacgccggcggcgtcgtccccCTCGTCGTGCCCAACGTCATGAGGGACGGGCCCTGGCCCTCCGTGCCGCAGGCCGTCtgggacgacgtcgtcgtcctcgtgcCCTGGACCCTGTACAA CATGATGGAGGACGGGACGGTGAACCCGGGGGAGATGACGAGCTTCAACCACTACGCGCTCGGCAGCGTCGCGGACTGGATGCACGCTGGGATCGCGGGCTTGGCGCCGCTGGAGGCCGGGTGGAAGAGGTTCCGGGtgcggccgcggccgggaggcggGCTGAAgcacgccgaggccgagttcCGGAGCGCGAACGGGACGGTGAAGAGCCGATGGGAGGTGAGGGCGGGGGATCGGTTCGTGGTGGAGgtgacggtgccgttgaacgccgccgccgtcgtttCCATGCCGGACGGGAGCGAGGAGACGGCTGGATCGGGGACTTGGACGTTTGAGAGCGGTCTTGGGCCTGAGGTGAAGGAGTGGCCGCCCGAGGCTTTGTTGACTCAGTTTGGGCTGTAA
- a CDS encoding Peptide hydrolase: MRYSLSAQLLLLLGSSQLVLSSPGDQVVIAPSTSSAEADGVSAWAVESHITAALEKHADPVDALVSLQPEMAAKMAEARLLHVAGEAKAEWMTEGDKLRLRRKGKKFRDITDFQELYTESVDAKSGKANLPKITHQRLVRPLFPKVNQTEMHDVLRHMTSYYNRYYGGPTGEASSVWLHDHIAGIIAASPLHAHISLEYFTHEFPQSSIIARFEPKVRDFSKPLTIIGAHQDSANYLFPLLPAPGADDDCSGTVSILEAFRVLATSGYVPQDGPVEFHWYAAEEGGLLGSQAVAAYKKKEGATIGAMLEFDMTAFVARNATESIGFIKTDADAPLTAWAVGLSEEYINITTSVYELMPGAGSDYMSYTKLGFPAAFASEGNPVAGGFPGEFDPYVHTEKDTMWVDDETGVFSVDHMARFSELAIAFAIEQSGWDNKWR, encoded by the exons ATGCGCTACTCCCTTTCAGCccagctgctgctcctgctggGCTCTTCGCAGCTCGTCCTCAGCTCCCCCGGCGACCAGGTCGTCATCGCCCCctcgacatcatcagcagAGGCAGACGGCGTCTCCGCGTGGGCCGTCGAGAGCCACATCACCGCGGCCCTCGAGAAGCACGCCGACCCCGTCGATGCCCTCGTCTCGCTGCAGCCCGAGATGGCCGccaagatggccgaggccCGGCTCCTCCACGTCGCtggcgaggccaaggccgagtgGATGACGGAGGGAGACAAGCTGCGTCTGCGGcgcaagggcaagaagtTCCGCGACATCACCGACTTCCAGGAGCTCTACACCGAGTCCGTCGACGCAAAGTCCGGAAAAGCCA ACCTCCCCAAGATCACGCACCAGCGCCTCGTCCGGCCCCTCTTCCCCAAGGTCAACCAGACCGAGATGCACGACGTGCTCCGGCACATGACGAGCTACTACAACCGCTACTACGGCGGGCCGACGGGCGAGGCGAGCTCCGTCTGGCTGCACGACCAcatcgccggcatcatcgccgcgtcgccgctgCACGCCCACATCTCGCTCGAGTACTTCACCCACGAGTTCCCGCAGTCGTCCATCATCGCCCGCTTCGAGCCCAAGGTCCGCGACTTCTCCAAGCCCCTgaccatcatcggcgcccaCCAGGACTCGGCCAACTACCTGTTCCCGCTGCTGCCGGCCccgggcgccgacgacgactgcTCCGGCACCGTCAGCATCCTCGAGGCCTTCCGCGTGCTCGCCACTAGCGGCTACGTGCCCCAGGACGGGCCCGTCGAGTTCCACTGgtacgccgccgaggagggcggcctgctgggcagccaggccgtcgccgcgtacaagaagaaggagggcgcGACCATCGGGGCCATGCTGGAGTTCGACATGACGGCCTTCGTCGCGCGCAACGCCACCGAGTCCATCGGCTTCATCAAGACGGACGCCGACGCGCCGCTGACGGCCTGGGCCGTCGGCCTGAGCGAGGAGTACATCAACATCACGACGAGCGTCTACGAGCTGATGCCGGGCGCCGGCTCCGACTACATGTCGTACACGAAGCTCGGCTTCCCCGCCGCGTTCGCCTCGGAGGGGAaccccgtcgccggcggcttccCGGGCGAGTTCGACCCGTACGTGCACACGGAGAAGGACACGATGTGggtggacgacgagacgggcGTCTTCTCTGTCGATCACATGGCGCGCTTCTCGGAGCTGGCCATTGCCTTTGCCATTGAGCAGTCCGGCTGGGATAACAAGTGGAGGTGA